From Nomascus leucogenys isolate Asia chromosome 15, Asia_NLE_v1, whole genome shotgun sequence, a single genomic window includes:
- the SPATA19 gene encoding spermatogenesis-associated protein 19, mitochondrial, giving the protein MIITTWIVYILARKGVGLPFLPITSSDIDVVESEAVSVLQHWLKKTEEEASRGIKEKLAINHPSQGVREKISTDSPSTHGQDIHVTRDVVKHHLSKSDLLANQSQEVLEERTRIQFIRWSHTRIFQVPSEITEDIMRDRIEQVRRSISRLTDVSAQDFSMRPSYSDC; this is encoded by the exons ATGATAATTACGACATGGATTGTGTATATTCTTGCTCGGAAAGGTGTAGGGCTTCCCTTCCTACCAATAACCAGTTCG GACATCGACGTTGTGGAAAGCGAGGCCGTGTCTGTACTACAGCATTGGTTGAAAAAA ACAGAAGAAGAGGCTTCTCGGGGCATAAAGGAAAAGCTGGCCATCAACCACCCTTCCCAGGGCGTAAGGGAGAAGATATCCACTGACTCCCCTTCCACCCATGGCCAGGACATCCATGTGACCAGAGATGTG GTGAAGCACCACCTCTCTAAGTCTGATTTGTTGGCAAACCAGAGCCAAGAGGTCCTAGAGGAGAGAACACGAATCCAGTTCATAAGATGGAG CCACACTCGTATCTTCCAAGTGCCAAGTGAGATAACAGAGGACATCATGCGAGATCGAATAGAGCAGGTGAGACGAAG CATATCCCGTCTTACAGATGTCTCAGCTCAGGACTTCAGTATGAGACCCTCCTACTCAGACTGCTGA